From one Lotus japonicus ecotype B-129 chromosome 3, LjGifu_v1.2 genomic stretch:
- the LOC130744689 gene encoding uncharacterized protein LOC130744689, which yields MAGANGNFPASLPVLDGKSDWDWWHTQMEVIFGFQDVLELVTSGYEALPENPTTEQTTAHREVKKKDLRALFIIHQCVNPANFMKIATAKTSKEALDILNKSYDGVAKLKKVKLQTLRRQYEDLRMEKSESISKFFTRLQTLAYQMRTNGEVMTDQILVEKVLRSLSKFDHIVTTIEESKDLESIMIDELQGSLEAHEMRLNLRDSKRDGEQAMYARGNSSKRSWNDKGKSSKSKAWKGKESAKSSNHEEEGVSKKKWDSEEKGQDKEKVKKGKFKKQNVQCFFCKKYGHYSYECKNKKKGNKQGAEDQAYFAQDDDSEPEHVLFSVPDDCVSDSNVESPSNPRILSGEVSNSVVNSPSSSHSVDEHTWYLDSGCSSHMIGHKYWFVDLDEKRTHSVRFADNSTIVSAGVGKILVKKEKWNASSDS from the coding sequence ATGGCGGGAGCAAATGGAAATTTCCCCGCATCTTTGCCAGTTCTTGATGGCAAGAGCGATTGGGATTGGTGGCATACCCAGATGGAGGTGATTTTTGGATTTCAAGATGTGCTTGAACTCGTCACTTCTGGGTATGAAGCGCTGCCAGAGAACCCTACGACTGAGCAAACCACAGCTCATCGtgaagtgaagaagaaggatcttCGAGCATTGTTCATCATTCATCAGTGTGTAAACCCAGCGAATTTCATGAAGATTGCAACAGCGAAGACGTCAAAGGAAGCGTTGGATATACTGAACAAGAGCTATGACGGCGTGGCTAAGCTCAAGAAGGTGAAGTTGCAGACTCTGCGAAGACAGTATGAAGATCTTCGCATGGAGAAATCAGAGTCGATTTCCAAGTTTTTCACTCGTCTTCAAACTCTAGCATATCAGATGAGGACGAATGGTGAGGTGATGACTGATCAAATCTTGGTGGAAAAGGTACTTCGATCACTTTCAAAATTTGATCACATTGTCACAACCATAGAGGAGTCAAAGGATCTTGAGAGTATCATGATAGATGAGCTGCAAGGGTCGCTTGAAGCGCATGAGATGAGGTTGAATCTGAGAGATTCTAAGAGAGATGGTGAGCAAGCCATGTATGCTCGTGGTAATTCCAGTAAGAGGAGCTGGAATGACAAAGGGAAATCTTCCAAATCAAAGGCTTGGAAGGGTAAAGAGTCAGCGAAATCTTCAAATCATGAAGAGGAGGGTGTCTCAAAGAAGAAGTGGGATTCTGAGGAGAAGGGACAGGATAAGGAGAAAGTGAAGAAAGGGAAGTTCAAGAAGCAAAATGTGCAGTGCTTCTTCTGCAAGAAATATGGCCATTACTCCTATGAGtgcaagaacaagaagaaagggaacAAGCAAGGTGCTGAGGACCAAGCATATTTTGCTCAGGATGATGATTCTGAACCTGAACATGTATTATTTTCTGTGCCTGATGATTGTGTTTCAGATAGTAATGTTGAATCTCCTAGTAATCCTAGAATTCTTAGTGGTGAGGTGAGTAACTCAGTAGTGAATTCACCTAGTAGTTCCCACAGTGTTGATGAACACACTTGGTATCTAGATTCAGGATGTTCCTCTCATATGATAGGCCATAAATATTGGTTTGTTGATCTTGATGAGAAGAGAACTCATAGTGTTAGATTTGCTGATAATAGCACTATAGTATCTGCTGGTGTTGGAAAGATTCTTGTGAAAAAAGAGAAATGGAATGCAAGTAGTGATTCCTGA